From a region of the Basfia succiniciproducens genome:
- the rlmKL gene encoding bifunctional 23S rRNA (guanine(2069)-N(7))-methyltransferase RlmK/23S rRNA (guanine(2445)-N(2))-methyltransferase RlmL produces MKELFATTARGFEELLKLELSSLGATECQVAQGGVHFMADDETQYRALLWSRLSSRILLPIVKTKIYSDLDLYSAVVSQNWLAYFDERVRFLVDFNGTNREIRHTQFGAMRVKDGIVDYFERNGKARPNVDKDYPDIRIHAYLNRDDLVLSLDLSGEALHLRGYREDSGAAPLRETLAAAIVLRSGWKEGTPLVDPMCGSGTLLIEAAQMEAKIAPQLHRMHWGFDFWRGHNQAAWEKVKREAVAMAEAEFNKNPNPHFYGFDLDHRVLQKAQRNAQNAGVAHLIKWKQGDVAALKNPTPEDKGTVICNPPYGERLGTTPALIALYSVFGQRLKEQFPGWNASIFSSEQGLLDCLRMRSHRQFKAKNGPLDCIQKNYQISDRTLSPENKSAVENAGEFKPNANVATDFANRLQKNIKKIEKWAKQEGIEAYRLYDADLPDYNLAVDHYGDHIVVQEYAAPKNIDENKARQRLLDAVTATLAVTGVETNKLILKVRQKQKGANQYEKLANKGEYFYVNEYGAKLWVNLTDYLDTGLFLDHRLTRRMVGQMAKGKDFLNLFAYTGSATVHAALGGAKSTTTVDMSNTYLNWAEQNLILNEADGKQHKLIQADCLQWLANCAQQFDLIFVDPPTFSNSKRMEDSWDVQRDHIKLMSNLKRILRPNGTIVFSNNKRGFKMDFEGLTRLGLKAEEISAKTLPLDFERNKQIHNCWIVEFV; encoded by the coding sequence ATGAAAGAACTTTTCGCCACCACAGCCCGTGGTTTTGAAGAATTATTAAAACTAGAATTAAGCTCGCTCGGCGCCACAGAATGTCAGGTGGCGCAAGGCGGCGTGCATTTTATGGCGGACGACGAAACCCAATACCGTGCCTTGTTATGGTCTCGTTTAAGCTCCCGCATTTTACTGCCAATTGTAAAAACAAAAATTTACAGCGATTTAGATTTATATTCCGCCGTAGTGAGCCAAAACTGGCTGGCTTATTTTGATGAGCGCGTACGCTTTTTGGTGGATTTTAACGGCACGAACCGCGAAATCCGCCATACCCAATTTGGCGCAATGCGTGTGAAAGACGGTATCGTCGATTATTTCGAACGTAACGGCAAAGCCCGTCCGAATGTAGATAAGGATTACCCTGATATCCGCATTCATGCTTATTTAAACCGGGATGATTTGGTGCTTTCCCTGGATTTAAGCGGTGAAGCGTTGCATTTGCGCGGTTACCGCGAAGATTCCGGTGCGGCGCCGTTGCGCGAAACCCTTGCCGCCGCGATCGTGTTGCGTTCCGGCTGGAAAGAAGGCACGCCTTTGGTTGATCCGATGTGCGGTTCCGGCACCCTGCTTATTGAAGCGGCACAAATGGAAGCCAAAATTGCGCCGCAATTGCACCGTATGCATTGGGGTTTTGATTTTTGGCGGGGACATAATCAGGCAGCCTGGGAAAAAGTCAAGAGAGAAGCGGTTGCTATGGCGGAGGCGGAGTTTAACAAAAATCCGAATCCTCATTTTTACGGCTTCGACCTTGATCACCGCGTGTTACAAAAAGCGCAGCGAAACGCACAAAATGCCGGCGTGGCGCATCTGATTAAATGGAAACAAGGCGATGTAGCGGCGTTAAAAAATCCGACACCGGAAGATAAAGGCACGGTAATCTGCAATCCGCCTTATGGCGAGCGCTTAGGCACAACGCCTGCGTTAATCGCGCTCTATTCGGTATTCGGTCAGCGTTTAAAAGAACAATTCCCGGGTTGGAACGCTTCAATTTTCAGTTCCGAACAGGGATTATTGGATTGCTTGCGAATGCGTTCTCACCGCCAATTTAAGGCGAAAAACGGCCCGCTGGATTGTATTCAGAAAAATTATCAAATTTCCGACCGCACTTTGAGCCCGGAAAATAAAAGTGCGGTGGAAAATGCCGGAGAATTTAAGCCGAACGCGAATGTGGCGACGGATTTTGCCAATCGCTTACAGAAAAACATCAAGAAAATTGAAAAATGGGCGAAGCAAGAGGGGATTGAAGCTTACCGTTTATATGATGCGGATTTGCCCGATTATAATCTGGCGGTAGATCATTACGGTGACCATATCGTGGTGCAGGAATATGCGGCGCCGAAAAATATTGATGAAAATAAAGCGCGCCAGCGCTTATTGGATGCGGTAACCGCTACGCTTGCGGTTACCGGTGTGGAAACCAATAAATTAATTTTAAAAGTGCGTCAAAAGCAAAAGGGCGCCAATCAATATGAAAAACTGGCAAATAAAGGCGAGTATTTCTATGTAAATGAATACGGTGCGAAACTTTGGGTTAACCTGACGGATTATTTAGACACCGGATTATTCCTGGATCACCGTTTGACCCGTCGTATGGTAGGGCAAATGGCAAAAGGTAAAGATTTCCTGAATCTCTTTGCCTATACCGGATCCGCTACGGTTCATGCCGCATTGGGCGGGGCTAAGTCAACCACTACGGTGGATATGTCGAATACTTACCTGAACTGGGCGGAGCAAAATTTGATCCTGAATGAGGCGGACGGCAAACAGCACAAATTAATTCAGGCTGATTGCTTACAATGGCTGGCAAATTGCGCGCAACAATTCGATTTGATTTTTGTTGACCCGCCTACGTTCTCCAATTCCAAACGAATGGAAGACAGCTGGGACGTACAACGGGATCACATCAAGTTAATGAGCAATCTAAAACGAATTTTACGTCCAAACGGTACCATTGTTTTTTCCAACAATAAACGCGGTTTCAAAATGGATTTTGAAGGTTTAACCCGACTCGGTTTAAAAGCCGAAGAAATTTCCGCCAAAACGCTACCCTTGGATTTCGAACGGAACAAACAAATCCATAATTGCTGGATTGTGGAGTTTGTTTAA